The Anopheles gambiae chromosome 2, idAnoGambNW_F1_1, whole genome shotgun sequence genomic sequence AGCTCACAAGGGGACTGCAATAATGAAAGTATAATGCACACCGTGTAAAGGAAGCATAAATAAGAGCAATCAAGGGGACGGAAAAACATAAGCCATGGGGCCAACGTTTGTTTTCCTCCCCCggggttcttttttgtttcactttggAACCATTTAATGATGAAATGTTGCGAtaaagtgtttgttttcctccaCCTTTTGGCTAGAGGACGATTGCGAAGGTGTGAATGTGATGATGACGTGCCGCTGGCACTTTTATAGCCCAGCGCGACCCAATGCCGCCCTCGGGAGTCGTCTGGTTTGTTGATTTAGTTTTAtttagaatgaaaacaaaaacactgggTCAAAACACGGGAAGCTGTGAAGGTGTAGAATGGCATAGCGGAGATGCATGGCAAGCTGCTGCTAGAAAACTGTGAGCGCAGAAGATCAACTACAATTCAAAGTGAAGAACGACCGTTAAAGATCGTAGCAATTCATATGATCACACTAATTGGAATTTCCGTAGTCAGAATACAAAGCAATCGAACTGTTTCTACTTACTCTTCATTCGTCTCGTTGTCCCGGAAACCCTTTGCGAAGGGATTGCTGACAATTTTTAGCTGCGTCACCTGGGGAGAGAttgatagaaaaaaagaacgaaagaaataTGATCAACACCAAACCGACTGCAGAGGGTGGGTGCGCACTTGCGGCAAGAAGATTAGtgaaaaatactttaaatttttaaacgaCGCAAGGTTCATTTATTTTGCCCATTGGATTGTTTGAAACCAATTATGACactccccccacacacacacaaacacacactaggAAGATCGTTTGTTTGCCACGACGGAGGCGGGAGAGCACAGAGGGACAGCAAATACAATTTATAGCTTCGACTTGGAAATTTGGACGCCGTGAAGGAACGGCATCTCCTCCCGAAAGTCGTGGTGAATGTTGTATGGGGCgggagttttatttttctcgttTTGGTTGGATACCATTCCAATATATCTTTCCTACTTTGTAATATCtgtcaaaatatttaaacccATTCATTACTTTTAATCGTTTTGGGGGCGCTGGCGCTGGTACCTCCGTCACATAAAACCGCGCTTCGCCGAGAGGCGACACATCTTGCTGTCGTGTGGGGAAAAGATGCGTTTAATGCttgagtttcttttttccgTAGTTCTTGTCTGAGTGAGTGCCAAATGCACCGGGGGAATACAATTTAGTAAGTCGTGGTTGTGGTTTTTATGATTTAGGCGTGTTTTAGAATTTACGACTACGATCGGCTAGCAGCGGTTAACATCGCTGGGTGCAAAACATTAGCCCAGTTACGGATATGATTCGGAATTGGTGGGACATGGACTTGGCCCGAGCAGATCGCGCTTAAGGTGTGTGCGTTCTCGAGCTGCGTtatctggctgaatgaaaatCGACTGATCGAGGAATTGGCGGAGCTCCTTCTTGTTTCGGAGCGCAGAAACAAGATCATTAGAAGTGAGGTTTCGAGCGCGTGTCAGCTTGGCTgtaaatgtgttttaatgaTGAATCCCGACAACCGTGTCTTCGCGAAGAGCTCAATCGAGGTCAAAATGCGTCGCGTGGGAAGTTGACAAGAATGTATGGCTTTGGGTGCGAGCAATAAAAAGTCGATGAAACAGCATTCTTCGTGTCGCGTGGAAGAGTGCCACCCATGGGGATCACCTCCGTTCAGCGAAGCTCCAGACCGATTGACGACACGCAGTAAACGCAGGAGCTCAAGTGATCTCCAGTAGTTTTTTAGTGTGCTTCTCAGTCACTCAGTCTGCATCGGTACAACACTGTTGCATCAATAATTACTCGATCATCCGCCAACCTGTACACCCTCCGACCATCCCGTGCAGCAAGGGCTGCACAGGAAAACGCAGAGCGAAGGCATGTTGGGCGCGGACGTGAAGATAAACATTAAACAGACCGTTTACTCTAATCGTTTGTTTGCTCGAACGTAATGGGAAAAGGATGTGGCGATGCTGGGTGAAGCATGCAATAAGCccgaagaacaagaagaagaaaaaaaaccgaacgACGGTGCTTCCTTCGGGTAAACATTTCTACCCCAATGCCAGAATTATACACCTCTTGCGCCTCGACACTTGACTTGATCACAGCGATGCAAATGATAAACTTCCCGCTCCATGTGACATACCGGGACCGGGTCCGGGTGCGCGTGACTTACCCGCTGGTTCTGGTAGGCGGTGACGGCCGTGAATGACGTTTCCGGAAAGACGAACGTGCGGTGCGTCAGGGTGTCCTTTTCGTCCTTGACGCCGTTGCGCGTGAAGTAGCAAACGTGCAGCCGGGGCTGGTAGCGATGCATCGAGTTGAGAATGATCTGTAGGGAAAAGCAAAAGGTTCGATAACGTGTAGGAAAGAGCGGTAGAGAGTTTTAGCTTTGCATAGTTACATGTCCATTGTCGTCGAGCTGGTTGTTGGTGAGCTTTAACTTGTCGAAGGAAATCGTCTGCTTCATCCAGGTGGCCCCAGTCGCCGGGGAGTCCGGGTGGACGCTAATGCGTGGCGGTGAGATTGGATCCGCTTTACCGGCGACAACCCAACTCGAGCTGCAGGCAAATATGTATAACTCTTTGATGATCAAGGTATATCGAGTTGTAGCAAATGGTGTAGTACGCAATTCGCAATTAATGATAAGACATATAAGAAGTTATACTAACCGTTACGCATAATTGTTAGTAGCTTATACTGATCTATTCCTGTCATGCAAAGAGTAGTATGTTAACATCTGTAATATTAAGCTCTTCCATTCTTTGCATATAGTTAATTTATGCTGATAGATTTACTATAAATGTCAGTTGCTGCAGATCAAAATTGAATGCGGTTAAGCTAAATGTATGCATGCTTGATGTAATATTCCTCTcttcttgttggtttggagccTTTTTCGAAGATCCGGAGCGTAGCATAGCACAACGGATCACTGAGAAATGAATTGAACATAATCAGCCGCGACAGCGGTTAGTCGCGATTATACGCGCTCGGGATCGAACAGGGGATTAGTAATCCAAACACAGGCGTCATCACATGCTTCATGCTGCTCGCACATAAAGAACTGCATTCACGGTGGAGCGGAGTCCACCTTTTCTTCCCTTGCCCTTATCCTGTCCCTGCCCTTACGTGTGAAACGCGTATCGATAGCGCTTATCGTCGAGCGGCACAAAGTCCATAATCATGAGGTACTCCGCGGCCAGCTCCAGCCCGACCACCTTCACCTGGAAGGTCGGAAACATGCGGCGCCCAGCTTTGGTGACTATCATCTCCGTCCCCTGCTCGTGAAACTTGTCCCACAAGTGTTTCCCCTCCAGTACGACCACCGCCGAAGCGAGCGACGAGTGATAAGGCTTATCCATCTCGGGTGACTTTTTGCTTGCGAAAGTGGTCGTCGGAGGCGCTCCCGGCTGCTTGGTACtggactgttgctgctggtgctgcgaCTGTCTGCTGCCATTTTGAATAATAGACGCTCTTCTactaccatcaccatcaccatcaccacccgtATCCTCATCGCTACCCTCGACAtcttcctcgtcctcgtccgtTCTGGTGCACTCTTCCTGGTCCACCTCCATACCTGTGCGTGAGTCCTCGTGCACCTCTGGAGAAGAGTTGTGGGAGCTTGGTGCACCACGCCGTCCTGCACGTGATTTGTGGCGCGAGCCTGTAGATCGCTGCATTTTGCCATCGTTGCGTGATTCGCGAAGATTCTTGTTACTGCTAagactgttgttgttgttgttgtgtgcatcATGATTAAGCTGATGATGTCCAAGGTTGTTGAGGTTGTTGGCAGCCTGATGAAGACCGTGCACTCCAGGCTGTTCTAGCGGTGAGGCCTGTGACTCGCTGTCACAACTAATGCTGAGCTGCTCGACCTGTTCCAGTGGATTGTATTGTCCTTTGTTGGCATTCTGAATACAGGCTGTTCCCGAGCGCAATAAtatgaaaagaaagagaacggAAAGGCTAGTGGTTAGACACTCACATACAGACGATTGCAATCGGAAAAGGAATTCGGGAAGCCCGATTCTTATCACCAATGTCGAGGGCACTGTGGCTCGGTTCCCCGTTTGGGTGCTTAGATAACTGGTACGATACAAAAAGAGATTGTGAACCAAACCTTACCAAACGCTTACGACATACCCAATTttcggtgcaaaaaaaaactgtttacgTATCAGTCGCTTAACGGCCCGTTTTCGAGTTAGACGGGTTTAAAAATAGCGGCACTTTTGCCTTGGCTGCTAACGGGTTTTCGGCGTTGCCCTCCAGGGATCCGGATTTAAATCATCTTTTTCAGCTCGTTTGCTCGTGGTGCAGAAATAAAAACTCCTGCGCTCTAAACTATTTAGTCGAGCGAGGAAGCGCCGTAAATTGTGCACCAGTCGAACCTGCTCCACCCGGGGACCGTAGCCCGAAGACCCCGTTTGCTCGGAaggaataaaatttaaaataaaagtaacTGCGCCGCCCTCATGCTCACGGCGCACAGCGTACCGTGACTTCCCATCGCAAATAGCATCGCCTCCTTGCCAACGtttaaaggggggagggggggaggggtggaaGGGAGATGGTAGGAAGAAAAAGTGCGCTTCAACATTAAGCAATCATCGAACATTTTTCACAGATCATAAAATTTTGACTCTCCAAACTCGCGGCGGCTTCCGCGAGATGCGTCAACAAAACCTTCCGCTGGTTGGTGGGAGAGCAAACGTTCAAGCATAAACCGGCACTGAAATGCCGCCGGCCATAACTTTGCCGGCTCGCGGCTCCTTCTAGTTGCGGTAAGCCCGGATCGACTGATCTGCTGATGAAGACTTGCGCGTGGGGAGCTCGGGATGATCTGAGCACGGAATCGTTTCTCGGAATGTCGCTGGCTTTTATGACGCTTGCGTTTTGCATACGACCAGGACATACATTTGGTGCCACAAACCGTACTCCTTGAAGAGTCGCATGCCCTCGTGACATACATGTGTGCTAATTGTTTTCGTACAATGTTTAACTTTCAATGTTCGTATGTGTTTCAATACTTTAAGAACTTAAATTCATTTCATGCCTTTCTTTGAGCTATGATCTGAGCCTTTACACAAATCTCGCTGCATTGAAAACTATtatcatgtttgttttgttctcgAATCGAACAATTGCTCATAGCAATATCACACCAAATGTATCAAATTTCATGCGGCTAGAAGTAGCGTAGCGTTCCAACAAAAACATGTGTGTTGTGAGTTTCTTTGATGGGTATTGGTCCCTTTCCCACATGTCTCGCGGAACATCGTGTTGGTATGTGAACAATTTCATCGTATTAGTAGAACGCCAGTCCCGGGACCCATTAATCAAACTGATTCGACAGTTAAGGGTCTCCACTGAAGGGACCAGCTTCGAGATTACTACAACAATAATCAGAAAAAAGTGTCATGATCCATGAACAAAACATTTAGATCTGTTTGGATCCACTTGTCAGACATAGGAGATAAACTTCCAGCAATTGTGAGCTACAttccgaaaaaaaactaccacAACCAGTCAAAAATCAAAGCGAAGCCCAATCGTAACCGGCAGCAAACCGTCAAGACTTTACGCTCATAAATCTCCAACGGACGGAGATGTCGACAACTAGGCTTTGCAGTTTTTTCTCCTCCGAGTTCTCTCCTTTTTACGCCGCGTGTTGTCGCCGTAACGCATCGTAGTTTGCATCCAACAGCTGAGCGATCGTACCGGGTCGATCGAAGTGTGAATGAAATGTCAGCCCCGTGCACATCGCCCGTGAATGACAAGAGACGGCGGCCGACCAAAAGGCGGGAATGCTTGGCCGTGGCATGTGCAGCTTGGCAAGCCCGCAGTAGCTTTGAGTTGCTTTGAGTTTTCCAAATTGACAATTAGTTCTGCACGATTTATGGGCAAATGTCATTCGCTCGAGCGGTTGCAATCATTTAGAATTAACAAGAAATAAATCTTGTCGCGCGCCTTGTACGTGTGATGTGCAGCGGCATCAAGCAGTGCAGAGCGGCTGCATCCCTGTGCAAGGTCgtgtaggttttttttgttatctcgACACAGTGATTAGTACGGTCGTGAAACATTTTACGCGAATAATTGTTTCTAATTGGTTGAAATCGGCGCTCTTCCCATTAAGTAGGCTTTAATCAAAGAGGTTATGGTTTATGGATGATGTAAGTGAAGAAAGTTGCTAACACTCATTAAAGACTAATACGTTTTGGACCATTGGAATAATGCACGATATTCAGGACATCAAAAGAAATGACTTGCTTAACTAAAAACTACAATTAAACAAATCAAAGTGCAAAGCCTCAGATCGTTAGCTGAAGATATCCTGTTTGTCCTGGATGATTTATGTACTGTTGCCGTCTGTTTGACAGATCAGCATGGGACAGATCAGAGCTTCGGTTTCACCACTCCAGAAACCACCCACCAAACCGGGGAGCGTTGTTGACTCTGCGGCGAGATTGGTTTCATCGCCCGAACCAAATAAACCGCTCCATACTGGAATCCGCCTGCACTTGTGGACAAAAGCGGCCTGCAGCTCGGATTGCTTATTTTCATTGCCCAGTCTATAACAATATTGACACACGTGAGCTACCGACGCAAACGCAGCGCGTGGCTGGGCGTGTGTGAGTCCCCGGTAGAAGAGGATGCAATTACAATGTGGTCCTTCAAGTACTTCACTCCAGACCGTTGGTGGGCCAGAGTCGCGTGCCTTTACGCGGCTTGGCGATGTCAGTGCACGGATGATGGCGTAATTTGGATGCCGGCACCTTCACCATGCTGTGCGAGCCGCGAGGGCGCGCAAATGGTGCTGCCATGGAAACCTGTCAACACCTTGCTGTGGGGCTGTGCCGGACGGCAGCGCAACAAATGAGCGTAACGATTGCGACGCTCGTCAGCGGGTGTGATTTGTTTGCATGGATTCATAACTGCGACAAGAAGCGAGGTAGATGACCTGCACGGGTTTACTGTGCTAGTATACTGTTTAAAGTACTTCTTTGAGAATGATTCGGTTAGTCGTTTTCGATACGGATTGAAGAATCATACTTTAGATTCCGATGACACTCGAAGTTCAGTTTAGCAACCTCCGGGCTTAATTCTGTCTTCAATTAAAATACCTTAGACAACATTATAATGCCTAAAAGTTTAAAATCCCAAATTCTATCTGTTAATAGCTTTCACTAGAGATGTTTAACGCATGGAGTTTCAGTTTAGATTCAATTTATTCTACAATTCCTTATCCTTTCTGTTCTATCTATCCTATCTATCTATTATCAATGCTTTAAATTCTGTACTTGAAAATAACTTGAAAATAATGCCAAATAAGAATGTCAAACTGCTGGCCAGATTTAACTGATTCATCGTCTCAAGGGGCACGGAAAACAATACTTCTGTTCGGTAATTTACATCCTCCAGCTCCAATCCAATCAAGCTGGAGGACTGCTTTCAACCAAtattcttcgtttttttgtgtgctccaAAAAAGCATCGAAAATCCAAACCCGCCCGCTACAACCGTACCGTCGTCAATCTCGAGCACGCACTTGTTGAGGTAAGTTTTCCCGCGCGCTGGAACGGGTCGCCTCATAATTTACAGTGTCATGTCCAAAGCAAATATTTATGTTGTAATTAGTCGAGTGTTTTCTGTTCCCGCGATCCTTCCTGTCCCCGCGGTTGCACAAACCACTGCCACCGAGAGGGGTGCTTgcggttggtggtggtagttgttgTTTTCCACGCTATTCTCGTACGCGCTCCTTCGCTTCGGGAAAGGTATTATTCTACCGCTGTAGTGAATCGGTTGATCgtattttttcccctttccgTGTAAGTAGCGTAAATAGTATCGGGCAATGATGTTGTTACGTTAGTTGGTCGGTCGAGAAGAATCGTGATGCTGCTTGGGTTTtgggaaattaaaacaaaaatcatccatTAAATGATCAGTGTATCGATCACTGGCTTTTGAAAAAAGGGTGAATTATTTTATCCTAAAAGGTACACCAAAATAATTTAGGCTTTAGGTGGATTGATACTGATAAATGCATATATTATGCTCGTGTTCTCGTCGTACCCATGCTGGTTGTTTTCATGGGATAACAGCATTCTtagtgggggagggggggaattcagcaaagcaaaactaaCAGCAGCTAATCGAGCAAGCGATGTGATCATTCAcgagaaagacagagagagagagattgagtGTGATCTTCCACTACCTTTTTCCTCCGATCAGTACGGCAAAGTGATCGAAATGTGTTAGGCAACTGGAAAGCCATTTTTCTACTGCTTTCAACAGTGTCCTAGGAAGCATGCGGGGGGATAGAAGTGAACGGACATATTCACCAAACCCACCAGCGGGCAATAATTTTGCCTGCTGGACAGACCAAGCTCGGGTGGCCAAGATTGGCCCATTTGCCCCGTCCGCGTGAGGAGTGTCTCGGAAGTAAATGTATTGCTCCATCACGATGAAAATACACGGCCAACGGGCACTCGGCATCGTCAGCGCTCCACGTGAAGCTTGGTTTGTAAACATACTGGCATCGCGTAAGCGCGCGCGAGATCTGCGTTCGAAATTAACGCATTTGAGGCGCATAcaaaaaatgggggaaaaggaagaaaaaaggggttgTCCACATTCCAGGGCGATAGTACAGTTGACATCATAATTAATTTATACGCTAAATCATCGCGTCCCTACACCGCCAGCGATTACCAGCGATTTCGGCCGTGGCGTGATAAATCGGGTTCGTTTcgtgttcccttttttgtggtgGTTTCTGCGGTTAATCAACATTGGAGGGAACGGATTACACTGCTGCCACGAGATCCTAATTAAGAGACGCATTACAACGCGGCACACGGAATATTGAGGGGATGGGATGGAAGCAGTTGAGAAGCGCAGGCCGCAGTAGAGAAAATGACTCAATTAATTAGATGATGCACCCCGACAACGACACTGACGTTGCTTGTTCCACGGGCAGGAAAGGCACGCATCCTTGGCCGTTTGTCGTGGCGGAATGCTGTCCTTTCGAGCAGTGTTGTGTTAGCCGAGTCGTTGTTACCCGTCCATCATGCAAAAAGTTGACGGCTCTGATGCATCGGAATGAATATCGTTTAATTAAATGTGTACGATCAAGGAAGTACATTTTGATTGATGTGGATCAGATTTTACAAAGAATCGTTGCTATTTAACCTGCTTTTTTCCCTGAGCTCTCATCCTGAGAAGGAGAGGAGCCATGGTTTTACACGCTGATTCTGCTTACCTTCCATTGCTTTCATCGGATTGGTACCGTTCTTGTACGCCACCGGATTCCAATAGTCGACGGCCGCCGGACTGTAGTGATGCAGAAAGTCTGTCCCGTTCAGATCGACTGCCGACGGCATGGTTCCCACCAGGCTAGAGAACGACTCGTGCAGCATCGTGCCCGTCGATCCGCCCGCCATTCCGAGCGTACTGTCACCGTGTCGATGACCGTTGGAAAAATCGAGATGATGCATCATGATGAGAAGGGGGAGGGGTTGTGATTTTCccaccaacacaacaaaacactcaaTTGATCCACTCCGCCCGAAAGGCCTTTGGCGCCAACTTAAAGACCGAACGACTTCGTTGAACTGTACCGTAAAGCAACAGCAATGCGGATGTATCTATATTTTCCTTCCGTAGGCCAATTTTCACACCTTGAGCAATTTTCACTAATCGGCACCGGAGAGCGCAGGCACACGACAATTCGCACTTCTTCAGATCACACTTCTTCTGTCACTGCCGCAACGACAGACAAAGGTCGCAGCAGGCTGTATTTCACACATGCTGCCGCACCGCTGAAGCCGTCCGTCGGAAGGGAACTGATGGAAAATGGGAGAGGATCGCGCTGGGTACGGGTGGGTTGTTTTGGATTTTCCTCTCCACGCCAGCGCACAATTTGTAAGCAATAGTTACGAGTGTTTCCTCTACTCACTGGTACTACGAAAGCGATCTATGAGACATCCAACGATCACCTCGCCGAGTGTACTATCGCGTTGAATTATTGCTTACTCCCGTAAAGAACTACTTCGCACACTGATTTCCACGACGCACAAACTCACATTCACGCACAAGTACGCTCACATAACTCACTTGGTGTACAATTCgaatcccacacacacacacacacttccaccACCGTGCTTCGCCTGCTTGGTCGATCGGGGGGcgggaaaataataataattaaacttTCAACCGG encodes the following:
- the LOC1281834 gene encoding T-box transcription factor TBX1, with translation MMHHLDFSNGHRHGDSTLGMAGGSTGTMLHESFSSLVGTMPSAVDLNGTDFLHHYSPAAVDYWNPVAYKNGTNPMKAMEACIQNANKGQYNPLEQVEQLSISCDSESQASPLEQPGVHGLHQAANNLNNLGHHQLNHDAHNNNNNSLSSNKNLRESRNDGKMQRSTGSRHKSRAGRRGAPSSHNSSPEVHEDSRTGMEVDQEECTRTDEDEEDVEGSDEDTGGDGDGDGSRRASIIQNGSRQSQHQQQQSSTKQPGAPPTTTFASKKSPEMDKPYHSSLASAVVVLEGKHLWDKFHEQGTEMIVTKAGRRMFPTFQVKVVGLELAAEYLMIMDFVPLDDKRYRYAFHTSSWVVAGKADPISPPRISVHPDSPATGATWMKQTISFDKLKLTNNQLDDNGHIILNSMHRYQPRLHVCYFTRNGVKDEKDTLTHRTFVFPETSFTAVTAYQNQRVTQLKIVSNPFAKGFRDNETNEESQERSAPAISDRLKNERSSSYKKDSEMATISTGTSCSSPRITSSSSTATAAATNTTAASVLSLHQSAHHQHTSLHHLQHHLQHLHSAPGANPADGAVTSTDGHHHHPHHQHQQAHLQQHQQQHQQHQQHHHNGTSGGLASLVPGHHSPLNSPASSSGGGSSLSPYGLSPHGASSGGTPTAGSTVGSGGNMLAQPYASDASGFGPIYHHHHHHHHHNPLAGGPAPYMGHPSFVDKYKLSATPPPPPAPPNTLTPPGTTYAGHYQGFYAGASHPGAAMISTGHHTMAHGARTTVPSIACRDRADHGWYP